From the genome of Silurus meridionalis isolate SWU-2019-XX chromosome 12, ASM1480568v1, whole genome shotgun sequence, one region includes:
- the rps6kb1b gene encoding ribosomal protein S6 kinase beta-1 has protein sequence MAGVFDIDLDQPEENVSDDELEEAQINDIMDQRSGFEFNMDDCEKIEILEGSVNQGTESIRPECFELLRVLGKGGYGKVFQVRKVTGGGSGKIFAMKVLKKAMIVRNAKDTAHTKAERNILEEVKHPFIVDLIYAFQTGGKLYLILEYLSGGELFMQLEREGIFMEDTACFYLAEISMALGHLHQKGIIYRDLKPENIMLNSQGHVKLTDFGLCKESIHDGTVTHTFCGTIEYMAPEILTRNGHNRAVDWWSLGALMYDMLTGAPPFTGENRKKTIDKILKCKLSLPPYLTQEARDLLKKLLKRTASSRLGAGPGDATEVQTHPFFRLINWEDLLARKVDPPFKPFLQSAEDVSQFDSKFTSQTPVDSPDDSTLSESANQVFLGFTYVAPSVLENVKEKFSFEPKIRSPRRFLGSPRTPVSPVKFPGDCWPRCPGMPGSSTLQSPSEHAMEVSTVDQMEISASNEVTAPLPIRQPAGSGMGTFKQQTYPVLPKRPEHLRMNL, from the exons ATGGCCGGCGTCTTCGATATCGACTTGGACCAGCCGGAGGAAAATGTCTCCGACGACGAGCTCGAGGAG GCACAGATTAATGACATCATGGATCAGCGCAGTGGCTTTGAATT TAACATGGACGACTGCGAGAAGATCGAGATCTTGGAGGGCAGTGTGAATCAAGGCACCGAGAGCATTCGTCCGGAGTGCTTTGAGCTATTGCGAGTTTTGGGGAAAGGCGGCTATGGAAAG GTATTCCAGGTTCGGAAGGTGACCGGTGGCGGGTCAGGGAAAATATTTGCTATGAAAGTCCTGAAAAAG GCCATGATCGTCCGCAATGCCAAGGACACGGCCCACACCAAGGCCGAGCGTAACATCTTGGAGGAAGTGAAGCATCCTTTTATCGTCGACCTCATTTACGCCTTTCAGACCGGCGGCAAGCTTTATCTCATCCTCGAATACTTAAGTG GTGGGGAACTTTTCATGCAATTAGAAAGGGAGGGCATATTCATGGAAGACACTGCCTG CTTTTACTTGGCAGAAATTTCCATGGCTCTCGGCCACCTGCATCAAAAGGGCATCATCTACAGAGACCTTAAACCCGAAAACATCATGCTCAATAGTCAAG GCCACGTGAAACTGACCGACTTTGGACTGTGTAAGGAATCCATTCACGACGGGACGGTCACGCACACGTTCTGCGGCACTATCGAGTACAT GGCTCCAGAGATCCTGACAAGAAATGGACACAATCGTGCTGTCGACTGGTGGAGTCTCGGAGCCCTGATGTACGACATGTTAACCGGGGCT CCTCCGTTCACTGGGGAAAACCGGAAGAAAACCATTGACAAAATACTTAAATGCAAACTGAGTCTCCCACCCTACCTCACACAAGAAGCCAGGGACCTGCTTAAAAAG CTGCTGAAAAGGACTGCCTCATCCCGTCTTGGAGCTGGACCCGGAGATGCAACGGAGGTGCAG ACCCATCCATTCTTCCGGTTAATTAACTGGGAAGACCTTCTCGCGCGGAAAGTAGATCCACCTTTTAAGCCTTTCCTG CAATCCGCTGAGGATGTGAGTCAATTCGATTCGAAGTTTACCAGCCAGACTCCTGTGGATAGTCCTGATGACTCCACACTCAGCGAAAGTGCAAATCAGGTCTTCCTG GGCTTCACATATGTAGCTCCATCCGTGTTGGAAAACGTGAAGGAGAAGTTCTCATTTGAGCCAAAAATCCGATCACCTCGCCGCTTTTTAGGGAGCCCCAGAACGCCAGTGAG TCCTGTGAAGTTTCCTGGCGACTGCTGGCCTCGATGTCCTGGCATGCCTGGCTCTTCCACTCTTCAGTCCCCCTCTGAGCATGCTATGGAGGTGTCCACTGTGGATCAAATGGAGATCTCAGCCAGCAACGAAGTCACCGCTCCACTACCCATCAGACAGCCCGCCGGCTCTGGCATGGGCACGTTCAAACAGCAGACGTACCCTGTTCTGCCAAAACGGCCAGAGCATCTACGCATGAACCTATGA